The genomic stretch GGAATTCAGCTGAGGCTTGCCGTGATGGAGGAGAGCACACACTGGGGTCTGCACTGGTCCCTGCTGAGTTATGGTGTGAAGCTGTTTCTCtcttggattttgttttcaatactGGCTTACTCTTCTTTTCCCAAGTGCTGAACAAGTTGCTCTTCTAATGGATCGTTCCCGGAGCCCAGACAAAAGCACCCAGGTGAGACCATGGCTCTGAGCCAGCAAGTTCTTACCTTTGGGATGGAGAGGGGCTGGTGCCTGtaggagaaaaagcaaggagGAGATCCTGTGTTAGCCTGCTGGGAGTCTTACTGCTGCCTTGTCCCTGTGGGTGatgctgggagaagaaaaaggagagcagagaggcCCAACATAGCCTTTTGGAAGAGGCATAATGCTCCCGGAgtctggggaggggaagatAATCTTCAAGGTtgcttccaacccaaactattccaCCATCAGTTAAAAGTTTGCCAAAGCATCCATTGTGTCTCTTGCTCATGGGTGCTTACCAATGGCTCTGTGCAAGTGATGCTGTATTgaggaaaggaaagcacaaCCTGCAGCGTGGTCCTTGTGACTAACATTGTTATCTTCCCTAGCCTCCAGCCACAACTGACAACATCAACCTTGGACCTTCTGCAAACCCAAAGTAAGCTCCCTGCAAAAGCCAGGTAGGGTGTGGAGCACGCATTGAAGGGATCTGGTAGGGGAATGCAGTTGGTCCCTGTGTCTCACATGGGTGGTGTCTGTGAAAGTCCCAACAATTACATTACTTGTCCTTTAATACAATGTGTATCACCGGTGCATAGTTTTCAAGACATTCAGCTAGAGCTGATCCCTGTTGTGGTAGCAATCCTCTCCTGTCCATGCCTGCAGCGCTGTGTCACAGCTCTCTTGAAAGGTAGTAAGGGAAGATCTTCCTCATCCCTGCTGGCTCCCTGACTGTCTTTCTCTGGAAATGGGGATAAACTGTTCCCTGCAAAGGTGCTGCTTGGTCCTGACAGGTGCTTTCACTTGCCACAGTGTTCAGCGGGTGGGTTGCTGAGGGactgctcctcctctgctggGCGCACTGACATGTGCAGTGCGAATCCCGAGCTGGCTGGGAGCGAGGGTCACCCGTCCAGTGCCCTCTAATCGCTTTCACAAACACTTGTGTTTCCAAGAAGGAACTCAGCTTTGATGGCAGCATTGctgttgtgtgtgtttctcCCAGAAACATTAACTTGTTCCATTCTTGCTCAACAGTGCCAAGCCAACAGACTTTGACTTCCTGAAGGTTATTGGCAAAGGAAGCTTTGGAAAAGTAAGTGGGCTTGTACAGGTGGGCTGTAGCTCTTCAGAGGCAGcttggaaagagaaagcatgCCTAGCTGCGTCCTTTGCTTGCACCTTTCCTGGGGAGTTTGGCCTCAGTGGGGCTGAGACCAGATGAAGCCTGAGATAGGGTTTTCATCATCTGTCCTTTGAGCTGTCCTGCAGTCTCTCTAAGGACAGAAGTGTAAGGTGTTTTATGTTCAGGGTGGGGATGGTAAGGAGAAGTACTTGATTCAAAATAAGTTTCAGGCTTGTTCAGCTGGCAAAAGATCTTGAGATAAATCTGTATCTTGTGAAATAGCAAGGATTCACTTTAAATGGGACTGTCCCCAAATGCTCCAAAACTATTTTCTATTGGGTGTGTAAGGGATGGATGTGGAGATGCTGTGTGCTTCTTTCCAGCAATGAGAAAGTTCTGGGAAGTAAGAGGGCTGGAGCTTGGTCTTTAAAACTTTGTACCTGACCCTGTGTAGCTGTACACTCTGTATAATCACTCACAAGAGTGTTGAGCTTCTGTGAGGAAACGCCAACCATGAGCAGAAGGTGAGACTGAAACCCATGACCAGGGCCTTCTGTTGCAGGTTCTCCTGGCCAAACGCAAGTGTGATGGGACTTTTTATGCAGTGAAAGTCTTGCATAAGAAAACTatcctgaagaaaaaggaggtaTGTCTGCTCTCCTTGGCTACTTCTGTGAATAGTGGTCAGCGTGTATAAGGTATCCTGGTAATACAATCAAGGTATCTTGTGGCTGGTATTCATGTAGACATCTCACATGTTAAACATGGATTTCTCTTGCCATGGGAACATGGAGAAGAAATGAGATGAATCTGGTCAGAGAGGAGAGTGTTTCCCTTTCAGGGGCTGGAGATAACCCTCTTGGGCTCCCAGCTGCCACccattttgaaaacagcagtgaGCCCCTACAGGAGGCTGGACTGGACCCTTGCCAGAAATGTTAACACCTTGCCTGCTTTTTGATAGCAAAACCACATCATGGCAGAACGCAACGTGCTCCTGAAAAATGTCAAGCACCCTTTCCTTGTGGGACTCCATTACTCCTTTCAGACCTCAGAGAAGCTTTACTTTGTGCTTGACTATGTAAATGGAGGGGAGGTGAGTGCACACTTACAGGCTTTATTTCAATCCTCTGTTTGGTCCTTCCCacacatgctgcttttattgCCAAAAATTGTTTCTTGTCAGAAGATAATGATGTTGAAGTATAATGCTGTTTTGACTGCTGGGAAAGACCAGCCAGGAGTGGCTGGCATGCTATCTCACCTGTAAATTGAATGAAGATCTTGCTGGCTGACCAGAGTCAGATGATTCCCAAGGCAAGGATGCTGAGAAAAGTGTGTGTTAGGGGAATCTTAAAATCCTATGGAGAATATGGGAAATACAGATGTTGGTGAGTCTTAGGGAAAACCCACTAGTGAGGCAGCTCTGGGTCCTAGTCCAGTGCTTGGGTGAGGTCATTGCAGTTTGCTAAACAACTTTCTGTCCTGTAGATGCTCacttttttcagctgtcttttcCTGTGCTCTCTGAAACTGGCTGGGAGATACTGTTAACATGAATGTCTTGCCTAAAGAGATTTTATATTGGGGATCTTAGTGGGTTCAGATCTCTGCATGCCACTTGTCATGGCCATACTACCACTATAATCAGCTTGTGGGATGTAGCAATCCTAATTTTATAATAGTTCTAATAAACTtctttttaggatttttttttaactagatcAGCAGATAACAGTGTTCTGGGGAATGAATTCTTAAGTGAGATTGTGATGTAAGAGGAGGACAAATGAAGCAACTTCTACAAATGTGTTTAGATTGCTCAAGGTAACGTGGTTAGGGCTTATTTGGTGCTGTTCATGTGTCACTTGCTGCAAATTGGTTTGTGCTTGAGTAGCTGGCCTTCAGGCTTGCTCCAGATATCCTTCAGTTTTTTAGAGAAGAAATGATCAACCTTCTCATCTGCCTGTAGCTCTTCTTCCACTTGCAAAGGGAGCGCTGTTTCCGTGAACCCCGGGCCAGATTCTATGCTGCAGAAGTTGCTAGTGCAATTGGGTACCTGCATTCTTTAAACATCATTTACAGGTAAGGTACAtctgctggggagagcaggggcaTGTAgcctgcccagccaggctgtgtgcagtgctggggagggaaagggctTCACCAGGGCCCTGCAAAATGTAGGACTGGAGTAGCTGAAGAACATCCTAGTCCAGACAAGACAATGTGCTGCTGGCACTTTATCCTGCAAGAGGGATACGGTCTGCACGGGACCTGATGGGCAGTAAATACTTCCAGCCTGATAGTGGGAAGGACAGAGAATGGTTAAGTGCAAATACCAAAAATAAATCTAGCTCAATAGGTAAGAAATTTTCTCAGTAACAATTTATGCATAGAAATGCAGGCTAACACCTGATCTGTATGAGCAgcctttctgtgtttgcatgtgtgtatattGATACCCCACAGTGATGGGAACCTGCACTTTGGGAAAGTCTTGGTGAACTGGATTGGGAAGCTTTGTTAGCTCCTGTTCTTAGCTGCTGGTGTTTCCGATCTGGCTTTTCTAAATATCTGGCCAAACCTGCTCAAACAGCACTCTTTGTCTTGCAGGGACTTAAAACCTGAGAACATTCTCCTGGATTGCCAGGTATATTCACAACTCCTGCtgtcttctttctgcctttaaaaGCATCAAGACCACAAACAGAGGGCTATGGTCCTGCAAGCTGGGCTATAGCTCATTTCCTTGCATAGATTTTGTATGTATGCACCACTGCATTTCCATGCAGGTACTGCAAGAGGGAGTGAGCTGTTCCTCTGCAGAACTGCATGCTTGAAGCCCTCTCACCTCATTCCCAAAAGCTGGGACCTGACTTGTGGTCGGGGATCGGGGGTGCTAAAAGCAAGTCACTGCTGGTACTCTGATAGTGACTGCTGTATCAACTGGCTCTGGGACAATGCAGtggcaaagcacagcagtgctgaatCTCTTAATTGCTATGCAGTTgtagacaaattaaaaaaaatctagactCTTTCTCTATAGCTCCTGTACTTGTACTATAGGATGCCTAGAAGGTGAGGGAGGGGAAACAGATGAGCAGTGGGGAACTAAACACTATATGAGATGCAATGTGAAGGGAAATGCTGTCTCCTCTAGGAGCGGGCCAAGCTGAaatttctccctcttctttaGGGACACATAGTATTGACAGACTTTGGACTCTGCAAAGAAGGAATGGAGCAAGAGGAGACAACTTCTACTTTTTGTGGCACTCCAGAGGTACGGCATGTGCTGGGGTTTCACTGTGATCTGGGGACTGAAAGCCTTCAGAAACTTGCAGCCCTGGATCTCAGACTTACATGGGTGCTCAGCATCTCAAAATACAGGCTTTGTGAATTAGACCGTCTCGGGCTCTTTGAGGCTGTCAGCCTAAAGCTGGAGTTCAGATAAGGCCTACCCTACCTAGGAGAGAGAATTTTACCTGTAGCAACTGATTAGTACTCTAAATTTGTTGTGCTATGAGGGGCAGGGATCCCTGTGCTTGGAAATGGCCAGTCTTGTGAAGCTGGGACTGTTCCAGGTGACTATGGAGACAACCTTGACCCTGGCAGCCCATGAGCAGGCTGTTTACCTGCTCTGATACCTTGGAGCTGCAGAACAGGGAGCCTGCTGGTACTGACATACATGGGACCTTGCTGGGCTCTTCTGTGTACTTGTTTTGCAGCTCCTGTGTAGCACGCTGTGTGGAGGAGAGCACCAGGCTCTCCTTTGGAAtgtgagcactgctcagagGGGAGGAAATGCCTTCTTTCCAATGCACCTCAGCTGGGTGTTGCTAAAACCCATCTCCAATCTGCTGCCTTGGAGgctttcttcttgcttcttACTGAGCTGGGGATCTTGGTAGCACTGTGGCCTTAGTAATGCAGCTGTTCTGCTGCCCTTCCTCGGACAGCTTGGAGAAGGGTCTGTATATTCCTCTTGGTATTCAAGCACAGTAGAAGTGTGCAGGAATTCCCTGGGGGTAGCCCTTTGCTTTCAGTGGGGACCTACTTATGCAACAGTACAGCATGAACCAAGCAGGAATGTTTGagctttgttttgtgggttttggtgaGTGtctgttttttgtgttttttttgtttcccctgcCCTAGACAAGGGAGCCTGACAGCACACAGAGACAATCCTGTGGGAGACCAGGCTTGATGTGCTGCTTGTTCTGCAGGCTGCTTGAGTTCTTGTGTGTTGCTCCTTAGTGGTGGTTATTGgtagttttgctgctttgaacAGACTTAGTGGGATGAAAAACTGCAGCTTTCTTAAAACCACAGAAGCCTTTTAGAGGTGTAACGTGTCAATGCAGGACAGGTGTGCTGGTTGAGTTGTTGTGGGTGGCAGATCCTTGTACAAGTCCTCTGTAAGAGGAGAAACTTCTGTAGCCCAGAAAAACATGTTGGGGGTTTCAGTAGGTGTCTTTCAAACCCATAgctctgaagcaagtggaaagtCTATAAAAGAACAGTCAAAATGCATCTGTGTGCTTCCTAATGCGTTTGCTCAGCTTGAACTACAGCCAGCTTTGCATACTTATGAGGGCAGAGCCCTTCCTTTTGTAATTTGACTCAATTATTTGCTTCTGGCTCTTCCCAGTACCTGGCTCCTGAGGTGCTAAAGAAGCAGCCATATGACAGGACAGTAGACTGGTGGTGCCTAGGAGCTGTCCTCTATGAAATGCTGTTTGGACTGGTAAGTTTGGAAGCAGTCTGGTTTGCTTTACATGGTGGAGAATTTTCAAAAGTTGTGGTGTGAGGTTGGTTGGGTGTTCACGTGGTACCTGACAGACCACTGAATCCTGAATCGGATGACCTGGTTGAGTCATACCATCGCCCTTTTGAACACAGCAATATAGCAGGTCTCCCTCATCTGCTCACTGCAGGACTCGTTTTGACCTGTGATGTGAGGTTCCTTATGGTAGCTCATGTCTTACTtggctgtttcttctctctttcaaaaTAGCCTCCTTTTTACAGCCGGGATGTCTCTCAGATGTATGACAACATTCTGCACAAGCCACTCCAGATCCAAGGAAGCAAGACTGTGGCAGCTTGTGACATCCTCCAGGGACTCCTCCACAAGGACCagaagaggaggctgggggCCAAGACAGACTTTGTAGGTGGCCCCCCTTACAAtcaggagggaggagggatAGGAAACTTTTCTGTTCAGGGCCTTTCTTTCATGATAACAGCATGCCCTGTGAAAAAGCTTTGCATGCAATTTGATGTCTCTCCAATCTCCTAAAAGAGGCATATAGAGTTGACCTGAATTTCCAAAGGGAAAGGTGTGGTGACAAGTTAGGACAGCAATGCGTGATGGTTTCATGTCCCTTCAAGGGATTACTGGACTGTGACCCTCATGTATTAAAGATTTGCTACATGGCCCCTATATGAACATGCAGTAGCTCTAAGTCTTGCTCCAAACACCTAATGGTATGAAACCAGCTGGCAGGTGCTGGAAAAGGAGGGTTGGCAGAAGACTGACTCTTTCTCCCCCTGCTTTCTATGCAGCTTGAGATAAAGAACCATGTATTCTTCAGCCCAATAAACTGGGATGACTTGTACCACAAGAGGATTACTCCTCCATTCAACCCCAATGTGGTAAGTGGGTATTTCTGTTGGTATCTGGTTTACAGCGTTACAAAAGGAATGCTCTCCAGATGTCTTGTGTGGGCACTGGGCATTGCTGCAGTGCAGGTTAGGAACTGCAAACGCAGCGGTGAGAACTCTGTTGGAAGAGCAGCTG from Falco rusticolus isolate bFalRus1 chromosome 10, bFalRus1.pri, whole genome shotgun sequence encodes the following:
- the SGK2 gene encoding serine/threonine-protein kinase Sgk2 isoform X1 → MYMAWMEPSSTALGKTKELIKHGRERIGQTFKASGSRLCSYAEQVALLMDRSRSPDKSTQPPATTDNINLGPSANPNAKPTDFDFLKVIGKGSFGKVLLAKRKCDGTFYAVKVLHKKTILKKKEQNHIMAERNVLLKNVKHPFLVGLHYSFQTSEKLYFVLDYVNGGELFFHLQRERCFREPRARFYAAEVASAIGYLHSLNIIYRDLKPENILLDCQGHIVLTDFGLCKEGMEQEETTSTFCGTPEYLAPEVLKKQPYDRTVDWWCLGAVLYEMLFGLPPFYSRDVSQMYDNILHKPLQIQGSKTVAACDILQGLLHKDQKRRLGAKTDFLEIKNHVFFSPINWDDLYHKRITPPFNPNVAGPADLRHFDPEFTQEAISASITHTPDLAASSSSASDAFLGFSYAPAEEGI
- the SGK2 gene encoding serine/threonine-protein kinase Sgk2 isoform X2, with product MDRSRSPDKSTQPPATTDNINLGPSANPNAKPTDFDFLKVIGKGSFGKVLLAKRKCDGTFYAVKVLHKKTILKKKEQNHIMAERNVLLKNVKHPFLVGLHYSFQTSEKLYFVLDYVNGGELFFHLQRERCFREPRARFYAAEVASAIGYLHSLNIIYRDLKPENILLDCQGHIVLTDFGLCKEGMEQEETTSTFCGTPEYLAPEVLKKQPYDRTVDWWCLGAVLYEMLFGLPPFYSRDVSQMYDNILHKPLQIQGSKTVAACDILQGLLHKDQKRRLGAKTDFLEIKNHVFFSPINWDDLYHKRITPPFNPNVAGPADLRHFDPEFTQEAISASITHTPDLAASSSSASDAFLGFSYAPAEEGI